A genomic segment from Actinoplanes sichuanensis encodes:
- a CDS encoding beta-galactosidase: MFDRVLFGAAYYHEYHRGPRLEIDLDLMREARFSVIRVGESVWSTWEPDDGVFDLDWLQPVLDGAHQRGIGVVLGTPTYAVPPWLARLHPEINGEAATGRPMGWGARQEIQYTHPAFLFHAERVIRRIVDRYAAHPAVIGFQVDNEPGNVILHNHAVFQRFVDHLRKHYGTVERINQEWGLTYWSHRLSRWADLWTPDNNAQPQYTLAWRRFQAQLTTDFIGWQARIVREYARPDQFVTTCLAYERPTVEDDAVTAGLDVTAGNPYYRMQDHLTLPGADRVEQSWTSSGVWAVYQSADRMYSSRQEPFLVTETNAQAISFPWLNEPAYDGQWRQAAWALISRGASMIEYWHWHTLPYGAETYWGGILPHSLEPGRTYRELAALGAEIERAGAAVAGLTPDADVTMLWSNDTRWSLEHTPALHQENGEPDHRSYQKIFESFHRGAFDTALQSRIVHPSQLFGTDPADGAARHPVLVAAGFLIATDEQLRWLGRYAAAGGHLVLGIRTGYEDHEARARLERKPAFLTEPAGIWYDEFSTIDVPIPVRATTGGPLTVPDGARATGWIDGVTVDGADILAEYAHPHFGRWPAVTTRAHGAGRVTYVGTVPDPSLAGAVLAWAVPAAGHRRWQPQSDTQTVTGATGRDGSRLRFVHNWSFRESTFTLPAAVVDLSSGRSLDEGAVLELGAWDVRVLRIEGS, from the coding sequence ATGTTCGACCGCGTGCTTTTCGGCGCCGCCTACTACCACGAGTACCACCGCGGCCCGCGGCTGGAGATCGACCTGGACCTGATGCGGGAGGCCCGGTTCAGCGTGATCCGGGTCGGCGAGTCGGTCTGGTCGACCTGGGAGCCCGATGACGGCGTGTTCGACCTGGACTGGCTGCAACCGGTCCTCGACGGCGCCCACCAGCGCGGTATCGGTGTCGTCCTCGGGACTCCGACGTACGCCGTCCCGCCGTGGCTGGCCCGGCTCCACCCGGAGATCAACGGGGAGGCCGCGACCGGTCGCCCGATGGGCTGGGGTGCCCGGCAGGAGATCCAGTACACCCACCCGGCGTTCCTTTTTCACGCCGAGCGCGTCATCCGCCGGATCGTGGACCGGTACGCGGCACACCCGGCCGTGATCGGTTTCCAGGTCGACAACGAGCCCGGCAACGTGATCCTGCACAACCACGCGGTCTTCCAGCGCTTCGTCGACCACCTGCGCAAGCACTACGGCACGGTCGAGCGGATCAACCAGGAATGGGGACTGACGTACTGGTCGCACCGGCTGTCGCGATGGGCCGACCTGTGGACCCCCGACAACAACGCCCAACCTCAGTACACCCTGGCGTGGCGGCGCTTCCAGGCCCAGCTGACCACCGACTTCATCGGCTGGCAGGCCCGCATCGTGCGGGAGTACGCCCGTCCGGACCAGTTCGTGACCACCTGCCTGGCCTACGAGCGCCCGACCGTCGAGGACGACGCGGTCACCGCCGGGCTGGACGTCACCGCGGGCAACCCGTACTACCGCATGCAGGACCACCTCACCCTGCCCGGCGCCGACCGTGTCGAGCAGAGCTGGACCTCGTCCGGGGTGTGGGCCGTCTACCAGTCCGCCGACCGGATGTACTCCTCGCGCCAGGAGCCGTTCCTGGTCACCGAGACCAACGCCCAGGCCATCAGCTTCCCGTGGCTCAACGAGCCCGCCTACGACGGCCAGTGGCGCCAGGCGGCCTGGGCGCTGATCTCCCGCGGTGCCTCGATGATCGAGTACTGGCACTGGCACACGCTGCCCTACGGCGCCGAGACCTACTGGGGTGGCATCCTGCCGCACAGCCTCGAACCCGGGCGTACCTACCGGGAGCTCGCGGCCCTGGGCGCCGAGATCGAACGGGCCGGCGCCGCGGTCGCGGGACTCACCCCGGACGCCGACGTGACGATGCTGTGGTCCAACGACACCCGATGGTCGCTGGAGCACACCCCGGCGCTGCACCAGGAGAACGGCGAGCCCGATCACCGCTCGTACCAGAAGATCTTCGAGTCGTTCCACCGTGGCGCCTTCGACACGGCGCTGCAGTCCCGGATCGTGCATCCGTCGCAGCTGTTCGGGACCGACCCGGCCGACGGTGCCGCCCGCCACCCGGTGCTGGTCGCCGCGGGGTTCCTCATCGCCACCGACGAGCAGCTGCGGTGGCTCGGCCGCTATGCCGCCGCGGGTGGGCATCTGGTCCTGGGCATCCGCACCGGGTACGAGGACCACGAGGCCCGTGCCCGGCTGGAACGCAAGCCGGCGTTCCTGACCGAGCCCGCCGGCATCTGGTACGACGAGTTCAGCACCATCGACGTGCCCATCCCGGTCCGTGCCACCACCGGCGGTCCGCTGACCGTCCCGGACGGGGCCCGGGCCACCGGCTGGATCGACGGCGTGACGGTGGACGGCGCCGATATCCTGGCCGAGTACGCCCATCCGCACTTCGGGCGCTGGCCGGCCGTCACCACGCGGGCGCACGGCGCGGGACGGGTCACCTACGTCGGTACGGTGCCCGACCCGTCGCTGGCCGGGGCGGTCCTCGCCTGGGCGGTGCCGGCCGCCGGTCACCGGCGCTGGCAGCCGCAGAGCGACACCCAGACGGTCACCGGCGCGACCGGCCGGGACGGCTCCCGGCTTCGGTTCGTGCACAACTGGTCGTTCCGGGAGAGCACCTTCACGCTGCCGGCCGCCGTCGTGGACCTGTCCTCGGGCCGGAGCCTCGACGAGGGCGCCGTCCTGGAGCTGGGGGCGTGGGACGTACGCGTTCTCCGGATCGAGGGGAGCTGA